From the genome of Spodoptera frugiperda isolate SF20-4 chromosome 23, AGI-APGP_CSIRO_Sfru_2.0, whole genome shotgun sequence, one region includes:
- the LOC118266806 gene encoding E3 ubiquitin-protein ligase HECW2 isoform X4, whose translation MGVISKTFGVVFSLLFEQEIMSYVPAGGCSIAAASAGASPSPAASPAAARSTRAPAPQRRDFEAKLRAFYRKLESKGYGQGPGKLKLHIRREHLLEDAFRRIMSCGKKELQKGKLCVLWDGEEGLDYGGPSREFFFLLSRELFNPYYGLFEYSANDTYTVHVSPMSAFVDNHHEWFRFSGRVLGLALVHGYLLEAWFTRALYRALLRLPPALEDVDALDAQFAASLRWLQSARCVSSLELTFAVSERLADGRVLERELKPGGRELAVTERNKKEYLERVVRWRVERGVAEQTEWLVRGFHEVVDPRLVAAFDARELELVIAGAPELDVADWRNNTEYRGGYHDAHPVIIWFWQAIDRFTNEQRLRLVQFVTGTSSIPYEGFSALRGSTGPRRFCIERWGRVESLPRAHTCFNRLDLPPYPTPHLLHEKLLLAVEETNTFGIE comes from the exons ATGGGAGTCATCTCGAAAACCTTTGGCGTTGTCTTCAGCCT CCTGTTCGAGCAGGAGATCATGAGCTATGTGCCGGCGGGCGGGTGCTCCATAGCGGCGGCGTCTGCAGGCGCTTCGCCCTCGCCGGCCGCGTCACCAGCTGCAGCGCGCAGCACCAGGGCGCCCGCGCCGCAACGACGGGACTTCGAGGCCAAACTGCGAGCCTTTTACAGGAAACTAGAGAGCAAAGGCTACGGACAGGGGCCTGGCAAATTAAA ACTCCACATTCGTCGCGAACATCTTCTAGAAGATGCCTTCAGAAGGATAATGTCTTGTGGAAAGAAAGAGCTGCAGAAGGGCAAGCTCTGCGTGCTATGGGACGGGGAAGAAGGGCTGGACTATGGCGGACCCAGCAGGGAGTTCTTCTTCCTACTGTCGAGGGAACTCTTCAACCCTTACTACGGACTCTTCGAGTACTCAGCCAATGATACCTACACAGTCCACGTGTCACCCATGTCGGCGTTTGTCGACAACCATCATGAATG GTTCCGTTTCTCCGGGCGCGTGCTAGGCCTGGCCCTGGTGCACGGCTACCTGCTGGAGGCGTGGTTCACGCGCGCGCTGTACCGAGCGCTGCTGCGTCTCCCGCCCGCGCTGGAAGATGTCGACGCTCTCGACGCACAGTTCGCTGCCTCATTGCGCTGGTTACAG TCAGCGCGATGCGTGTCGTCCCTGGAGCTGACGTTCGCGGTGTCGGAGCGCCTGGCGGACGGGCGCGTGCTGGAGCGCGAGCTGAAGCCGGGCGGGCGCGAGCTGGCCGTCACCGAGCGCAACAAGAAGGAGTACCTCGAGCGCGTCGTGCGCTGGCGCGTCGAGCGCGGCGTCGCCGAGCAGACGGAGTGGCTCGTCCGGGGCTTCCACGAG GTTGTGGACCCGCGGTTAGTGGCAGCGTTTGACGCGCGGGAGTTAGAACTGGTGATCGCAGGCGCGCCCGAGCTGGACGTGGCGGACTGGAGGAACAACACAGAATACAGAGGGGGCTACCACGACGCACACCCTGTCATCATCTGGTTCTGGCAGGCCATTGACAG GTTCACGAACGAGCAACGACTGCGATTGGTGCAGTTCGTGACGGGCACGTCGTCGATCCCGTACGAAGGCTTCTCAGCACTGCGCGGCTCCACGGGCCCGCGCCGCTTCTGTATCGAGCGCTGGGGCCGCGTGGAGTCGCTGCCCCGCGCCCACACGTGCTTCAACCGCCTCGACCTGCCGCCCTACCCCACGCCGCACCTGCTGCACGAGAAGCTGCTGCTGGCTGTCGAGGAAACCAACACCTTCGGCATCGAGTGA
- the LOC118266810 gene encoding plasminogen activator inhibitor 1 RNA-binding protein: MENSYGVGVVNRYALFLDDESDPLDALKAREQAKELKKKTKEAEKENKGKPETKPKGGAPATRKGIKETQNVKSQENRSGEQQKAKGPARPNERNTERPPPRRREDRPQNGAVENKDGAPRPPRREFGDRRPNYERRNFSENPDGAERRGPRPPREPREARDGPRGPRPYDNRGKREFDRRSGSDKTGVKPVDKREGAGPHNWGTLKDDIDELNKTGSEGEVVEEKAADAAGAGDGQQPEAERAAAPTEEEPRELTLDEYKALRNAQRTQPQYNLRKAGEGEDLSQWKNLVMLEKKKEGERGEDDDSDDEYDMADYPQRVGRQKRVLGIEFTFNDTARRGGTGGRGRGRGRGRGRGPPREPEPMEERPPMRAQVAPPKVDDSKDFPSLG; this comes from the coding sequence ATGGAGAATTCCTACGGTGTGGGGGTTGTGAACagatacgctcttttcttggaCGATGAGTCCGATCCTCTTGATGCGTTAAAAGCGCGAGAGCAGGCGAAGGAGCTCAAAAAGAAAACCAAAGAAGCCGAGAAAGAGAACAAGGGCAAACCTGAGACCAAACCTAAAGGTGGCGCTCCCGCTACCAGGAAAGGTATCAAGGAAACCCAAAATGTAAAGTCTCAAGAAAACAGGAGCGGTGAGCAACAGAAGGCCAAGGGTCCTGCCAGGCCTAATGAACGCAACACGGAGCGTCCTCCTCCGCGTCGCCGCGAGGATCGGCCGCAGAACGGTGCCGTCGAGAACAAGGATGGAGCTCCACGACCACCTCGGCGTGAGTTTGGTGATCGTAGGCCCAACTATGAGCGACGTAATTTCAGCGAGAATCCTGATGGAGCCGAACGCCGCGGGCCTAGACCGCCTCGTGAACCTCGTGAAGCTCGTGACGGACCGCGCGGGCCGCGTCCGTACGACAATAGAGGAAAGCGTGAGTTTGACAGGAGATCCGGCTCTGACAAGACCGGTGTAAAGCCAGTAGACAAGCGCGAGGGCGCCGGCCCTCACAACTGGGGTACTCTCAAGGACGACATTGACGAACTCAACAAAACCGGTTCTGAAGGAGAGGTTGTTGAGGAGAAGGCGGCCGACGCAGCTGGCGCTGGTGACGGACAGCAGCCAGAGGCCGAGCGCGCTGCTGCTCCTACAGAGGAGGAGCCCCGCGAACTCACACTTGACGAGTACAAGGCACTCCGAAATGCCCAACGCACGCAGCCGCAATACAACCTGCGGAAGGCCGGGGAGGGTGAAGACCTCAGCCAGTGGAAGAACTTGGTGATGCTCGAGAAGAAGAAAGAAGGTGAAAGAGGTGAGGATGATGATAGCGATGACGAGTACGATATGGCCGATTATCCGCAGCGCGTGGGTCGTCAGAAGCGTGTGCTCGGCATCGAGTTCACGTTCAACGACACAGCGCGACGCGGCGGCACGGGAGGCCGTGGTCGTGGGCGCGGGCGCGGTAGAGGCCGAGGCCCGCCACGCGAGCCCGAGCCGATGGAGGAGCGCCCGCCAATGCGCGCGCAGGTCGCACCACCAAAAGTTGATGACAGCAAGGATTTTCCCTCTCTTGGCTAG
- the LOC118266707 gene encoding glutamine synthetase 1, mitochondrial-like, whose translation MESLLRRCLSISKPKHTLPIIKRHLGSHNINHIMNKKVLDRYLRLPLPCNKVLATYIWIDGSGVNMRCKDRILDCVPHTPDAAPNWAFDGSSTGQATTDNSDTTLKPAAVYKDPFRADPHVIILCEVLLGDAGKPAATNNRSFCNELCEIHKAEEPWFGLEQEYTMLDVDGWGLGWPKGGGFPAVKYQYSYCGVGAKYIAGRDLSEAHSKASLFAGCDYEGSNGEVMYACWEWQVGTTMGIKAADDMWMTRFIMSRIGEDYGIDVTYHPKPFGHLHPGIGMHHNFSTKRMRTAPGGYAFIEECIKKLEKNHMKHMRKYGNDEATNRMRLSGKFETAPFDKFSWGIANRKASIRLQRHIKKKDKGFMEDRRPGGDCDPYLVCGLLMETCLGRSAGSGGGCKNPCK comes from the coding sequence ATGGAATCCCTGCTCAGGAGGTGCCTTTCAATCAGCAAACCTAAACATACTTTGCCTATCATCAAGAGGCATTTAGGATCCCACAATATCAATCATATCATGAACAAAAAGGTTTTGGATCGGTATTTAAGACTTCCATTGCCTTGTAATAAGGTATTGGCTACCTACATTTGGATTGATGGTTCTGGCGTGAATATGAGGTGCAAAGATCGGATCTTGGATTGTGTTCCACACACCCCAGATGCAGCACCAAATTGGGCATTCGATGGCAGTTCTACGGGGCAGGCCACTACGGATAATTCTGATACGACATTGAAACCAGCGGCAGTATACAAGGATCCCTTCCGAGCCGACCCCCacgttataattttatgtgaagTACTTCTTGGTGATGCCGGAAAACCGGCAGCGACAAATAACAGGAGTTTCTGTAATGAATTATGTGAAatacataaagctgaagaacCGTGGTTCGGATTGGAGCAGGAGTACACTATGTTAGATGTTGATGGCTGGGGCCTGGGCTGGCCCAAAGGAGGCGGGTTTCCTGCGGTAAAATATCAGTACTCATATTGTGGTGTTGGAGCTAAATATATAGCAGGGCGAGATTTGTCTGAAGCCCATAGTAAAGCGTCCCTATTCGCCGGCTGTGATTACGAAGGATCAAACGGTGAAGTTATGTATGCTTGTTGGGAGTGGCAGGTAGGGACAACAATGGGTATCAAAGCTGCAGATGATATGTGGATGACACGGTTTATAATGTCTCGCATCGGAGAGGATTATGGAATAGATGTCACATATCATCCGAAGCCTTTCGGCCACCTGCATCCAGGTATTGGTATGCATCATAACTTCAGCACAAAGCGAATGAGGACTGCACCCGGTGGATACGCTTTTATTGAAGAATGCATCAAGAAATTGGAAAAGAACCATATGAAACATATGAGAAAATACGGAAATGATGAGGCGACCAACAGAATGCGATTGTCCGGAAAATTTGAAACGGCGCCGTTTGATAAATTTTCTTGGGGTATCGCTAACAGGAAAGCATCTATCCGTCTACAGAGACACATTAAAAAGAAGGATAAAGGTTTCATGGAGGATAGGAGACCCGGTGGTGATTGTGACCCATATCTTGTGTGTGGGCTGCTAATGGAAACTTGTTTGGGAAGATCAGCAGGTTCAGGAGGTGGTTGTAAGAATCCGTGTAAATGA
- the LOC118266708 gene encoding glutamine synthetase 1, mitochondrial-like, with translation MYFKIFNSVFSHKGKVLSKLFFKSHVIRNFSQETFSTGLANTTRPLNAYMFHYTNLKLPQDKILATYVWIDGSGINMRCKDRVLDKVPCDLNMVPKWAFDGSSTGQARTEDSDTILLPVALYKDPIRKCPHVIVLCETYYGDGTPTPTNHRAHCAKILSKLSDQEPWFGIEQEYTMFDADLWPLGWPKVRGYPYIKSKYSYCGMGEHVAGRELAECHARACLYAGMDYGGSNAEVMKGSWEYQVGTSVGIKAADDLWLGRYLLGRIAEHFGIIISYHPKPMGKNQPGVGCHHNFSTKKMRDKGGITEIERVCKELCPKHGEYMKQYGLGDGQENRKRLTGKFETASFDVCKWAIADRTASIRLQRSVKTKKKGFLEDRRPAGDCDPYRVCALIAETCV, from the coding sequence atgtatttcaaaatattcaattcaGTATTTTCTCATAAAGGCAAAGTCTTATCTAAACTgttttttaagtcccatgtaatccGAAACTTTAGCCAAGAAACATTTTCTACAGGTTTAGCAAACACGACCAGACCTTTAAACGCGTATATGTTTCATTACACAAATTTAAAATTACCACAAGATAAAATATTAGCTACGTATGTTTGGATTGATGGAAGTGGTATCAACATGCGTTGTAAAGATCGTGTTTTAGATAAAGTTCCTTGTGATTTAAATATGGTTCCGAAATGGGCATTTGATGGAAGTTCAACCGGACAGGCAAGAACTGAAGACTCAGATACCATATTATTACCAGTCGCTTTATATAAAGATCCAATTAGAAAATGTCCACACGTTATTGTTTTATGTGAAACGTATTATGGTGATGGCACTCCTACACCAACAAATCACAGAGCTCATTGTGCAAAAATATTGAGCAAACTATCAGATCAGGAGCCATGGTTTGGAATAGAACAAGAGTATACCATGTTTGATGCAGATTTATGGCCCTTGGGTTGGCCAAAAGTACGTGGATATCCctatataaaatctaaatattcgTACTGCGGCATGGGTGAACATGTTGCTGGAAGAGAATTGGCTGAATGTCACGCTAGAGCATGCCTTTATGCAGGTATGGACTATGGTGGGTCCAATGCAGAAGTTATGAAGGGGTCCTGGGAATACCAAGTGGGGACATCAGTCGGAATTAAAGCTGCAGATGACTTATGGCTAGGACGATACTTGTTAGGGAGGATCGCTGAACATTTTggaataataataagttatcaTCCTAAGCCTATGGGTAAGAATCAGCCAGGAGTTGGGTGTCATCATAACTTTAGCACAAAAAAAATGCGTGATAAAGGAGGTATTACGGAAATTGAAAGAGTGTGTAAGGAGTTATGTCCTAAGCATGGTGAATACATGAAACAATACGGTCTCGGAGACGGTCAAGAAAATCGGAAAAGATTAACTGGGAAATTTGAAACTGCTTCTTTTGATGTTTGTAAATGGGCCATTGCTGATCGTACCGCTTCGATTAGGTTGCAAAGAAGTGTGAagactaaaaaaaaaggtttccttGAAGATCGCCGGCCTGCAGGTGACTGTGATCCATACAGAGTCTGCGCTCTTATTGCAGAAACATGTGTCTGA